The Elgaria multicarinata webbii isolate HBS135686 ecotype San Diego chromosome 1, rElgMul1.1.pri, whole genome shotgun sequence genome has a window encoding:
- the BHLHE23 gene encoding class E basic helix-loop-helix protein 23 encodes MAELKALGGESYLALAQSYNPAAFAFGAVRGAGDAARVFPGGAGALDFHAAQLDKSAESSGEQSGDEEDAFDGGKAGSPTFERDGKLKAPGALGAKKQKEPRSLRLSINARERRRMHDLNDALDGLRSVIPYAHSPSVRKLSKIATLLLAKNYILMQAQALEEMRRLVAYLNQGQALSTPIPATLAPFGQSAAVYPFTGAALPSCPEKCTAFPGAASGLCKHCNEKP; translated from the coding sequence ATGGCCGAGCTCAAGGCGCTGGGCGGCGAGTCGTACCTGGCTCTGGCGCAGAGCTACAACCCGGCGGCGTTCGCCTTCGGCGCCGTGCGAGGCGCCGGCGACGCCGCCCGCGTCTTCCCCGGCGGCGCGGGCGCCCTGGACTTCCACGCCGCGCAGCTGGACAAGTCGGCGGAGAGCAGCGGCGAGCAGAGCGGCGACGAGGAGGACGCCTTCGACGGCGGCAAGGCCGGCAGCCCGACGTTCGAGCGCGACGGCAAGCTGAAGGCGCCCGGCGCCCTGGGGGCCAAGAAGCAGAAGGAGCCGCGCTCGCTGCGCCTCAGCATCAACGCCCGCGAGCGGCGGCGCATGCACGACCTCAACGACGCCCTGGACGGCCTGCGCTCGGTCATCCCGTACGCGCACAGCCCGTCGGTGCGCAAGCTCTCCAAAATCGCCACCCTGCTCCTGGCCAAGAACTACATCCTCATGCAGGCGCAGGCCCTCGAGGAGATGCGGCGCCTCGTGGCCTACCTCAACCAAGGCCAGGCGCTCAGCACGCCCATCCCGGCCACGCTAGCCCCCTTCGGACAGTCGGCAGCCGTCTACCCCTTCACGGGCGCCGCTTTGCCCAGCTGCCCCGAGAAATGTACTGCCTTCCCGGGGGCCGCTTCCGGCCTTTGCAAACACTGCAACGAAAAACCTTGA